The following are encoded together in the Oceanobacillus zhaokaii genome:
- a CDS encoding HAAS signaling domain-containing protein: MSSSEDDLFKSIASSRFFKELEKEIGDHPEKDNIMLEYEMHVYDLLQDEPMDGESLYDELVDRLGTPRELAEMWKQETAITPKKTQWLFVILNIAIFIGGILLTISYNAFDWKWAEKIWETLTDARFLIILVYMLFWALLGYEIGKEFGQGGYKLLRKTFTISIIPNIGFMYLVVFKFIPYEWFEPLLSVRFILICIFCTVILYPISWIGYRWGRRASV; the protein is encoded by the coding sequence AAGATGATTTATTTAAATCCATCGCTTCCTCTCGTTTCTTTAAGGAATTAGAGAAAGAAATAGGAGATCATCCGGAAAAAGATAATATCATGCTGGAGTATGAAATGCATGTATATGATTTGCTGCAGGATGAGCCAATGGATGGAGAGTCTCTTTATGATGAGCTTGTGGATAGATTAGGGACACCCCGAGAGCTTGCAGAGATGTGGAAACAAGAAACTGCAATCACACCGAAAAAGACCCAATGGCTATTTGTAATACTCAATATTGCTATTTTTATTGGTGGAATATTGCTAACGATTAGCTATAATGCCTTTGATTGGAAATGGGCAGAAAAAATATGGGAAACACTAACAGATGCTAGGTTTTTGATAATTCTTGTCTACATGTTGTTTTGGGCACTGTTAGGTTATGAAATAGGAAAAGAATTCGGTCAAGGTGGGTATAAGCTGCTGAGAAAAACATTTACAATATCAATTATACCTAACATTGGCTTTATGTACTTAGTTGTATTTAAATTTATCCCATATGAGTGGTTTGAGCCACTTTTAAGTGTTCGTTTCATTTTGATTTGTATTTTTTGTACTGTAATCCTGTATCCAATAAGCTGGATCGGATATCGCTGGGGCAGGAGAGCATCTGTATAA
- a CDS encoding DUF4153 domain-containing protein, giving the protein MEIHLKQKDWLFLLVCFGLGILAELSFFHGRIGLAYPLFITGFYLVIFLRYRLSFNHRRIGLLIMVAVWILAGSFLFNDTQFFYGLNILIIPALVFYHLVLITSPRNLKWERLGFIRLLTMKLLEGVQYSTAFCKVLFRRIFKNMNETTIQLIKRIVIGLAIGIPLLFVVIVLLMSADAVFEELILYLPNFVFQLSFQEWIFRFILVILITLLFFGIFQVLHIRSKLRPTNDFLLQEDKKKIRWDAVTAITVLIMLNVVYVLFAAIQLPYFFSDNLLGGFTYASYARRGFFELLFVTLINWTILISCLKLVKTKARRTRLTLKVLYTLLIAVSGIMLASAYQRLSMYESAYGFTLDRILAHAFMIYLLVIFAYTFIRVWLEGLTLLHFYTITALVFYAVLNMMNVEQVIVNNNLERFEQTGKIDVYYLDSLSYTGLGGLIALYETDPVYPELRTILQYRKEEVNNEPESTWQSFNFTRQEVTEKILKLDLEIN; this is encoded by the coding sequence GTGGAAATTCATTTAAAGCAGAAAGATTGGTTATTTTTACTCGTTTGTTTTGGGCTGGGAATACTGGCAGAGCTTAGCTTCTTCCACGGCAGAATTGGCTTAGCGTATCCTCTGTTTATCACCGGATTTTATCTTGTTATTTTTCTCAGGTATAGACTTTCCTTTAATCATCGGCGAATCGGTTTACTCATTATGGTTGCTGTTTGGATTCTTGCAGGGAGCTTTCTATTTAATGATACACAATTCTTTTATGGATTGAACATCTTAATCATCCCTGCACTCGTTTTTTACCATCTCGTACTAATTACAAGTCCGAGGAACTTGAAATGGGAGAGGCTAGGATTTATACGCCTGTTAACAATGAAGCTTCTAGAGGGAGTTCAGTATAGTACCGCATTTTGTAAGGTGCTGTTTCGGCGAATCTTCAAGAACATGAATGAGACAACAATACAGCTTATAAAACGAATTGTTATTGGGTTGGCAATTGGCATTCCTTTACTTTTCGTTGTTATTGTCTTGCTTATGTCAGCTGATGCTGTGTTTGAAGAACTGATTTTATACCTGCCTAATTTCGTCTTTCAGCTTAGTTTTCAAGAATGGATTTTCCGATTTATTCTCGTTATTTTAATTACGCTATTATTTTTTGGGATTTTTCAAGTATTACACATTCGGTCGAAATTAAGACCAACAAATGATTTTCTGCTTCAAGAGGATAAAAAGAAAATCCGCTGGGATGCTGTGACGGCTATAACGGTGTTAATTATGCTAAACGTAGTCTATGTATTGTTTGCAGCAATCCAGTTACCATACTTCTTCAGTGATAATTTACTTGGCGGATTTACTTATGCATCTTACGCGAGGAGGGGATTCTTCGAGCTCTTGTTTGTGACGTTAATTAACTGGACGATTTTAATCAGCTGCTTGAAACTCGTGAAGACAAAGGCTAGGCGAACGAGGCTTACATTAAAGGTATTGTATACACTGCTAATTGCTGTCAGTGGAATTATGTTGGCTTCTGCTTATCAGCGCTTAAGTATGTACGAATCGGCCTATGGATTTACATTAGATCGAATCTTGGCGCATGCGTTTATGATCTATCTTTTGGTTATCTTTGCTTACACCTTTATACGGGTTTGGCTAGAGGGCTTGACCTTACTGCATTTCTATACGATTACGGCACTTGTTTTCTATGCAGTGCTGAATATGATGAACGTGGAACAAGTGATTGTAAATAATAATCTGGAGCGGTTTGAGCAGACGGGGAAAATTGATGTTTATTATTTGGATTCCCTCTCCTATACAGGGCTTGGTGGATTAATAGCGTTATACGAAACGGACCCGGTTTACCCCGAGTTGAGAACAATACTCCAATACCGGAAAGAAGAAGTGAACAATGAGCCTGAAAGTACATGGCAATCCTTTAATTTTACTAGACAGGAAGTAACGGAAAAAATATTGAAATTAGATCTTGAGATTAATTAA
- a CDS encoding isoprenyl transferase has product MFSSVPEHVAIIMDGNGRWGKARGLTRSEGHYAGVQAMERVIDACIDIDIKILTLYAFSSENWSRPKAEVNYLMYLPVKFFNQKLPGFMKRNIKILVSGDITTIPDSTRKAITKAMDKTKNNTGLIVNIAFNYGGRNDILQAVRQMAEDVQNNHLELDNINEGLFENYLYTKALPDPEILIRTGGEKRISNFLLWQVSNAELYFTDVYFPDFNKEMLMEAIGSSEARHAIAE; this is encoded by the coding sequence ATGTTTTCATCAGTTCCGGAACATGTAGCGATTATTATGGATGGTAATGGAAGATGGGGAAAGGCGAGAGGTCTCACTCGAAGCGAGGGGCATTATGCAGGTGTTCAGGCAATGGAAAGAGTGATCGATGCCTGTATCGATATTGATATAAAAATATTGACTCTTTACGCATTTTCCTCTGAAAATTGGTCCCGACCTAAAGCGGAAGTTAATTATCTAATGTATCTTCCGGTTAAGTTTTTCAATCAGAAGCTACCAGGATTTATGAAAAGGAATATAAAAATTCTTGTATCTGGGGATATCACAACGATCCCTGATTCAACTAGGAAGGCGATAACGAAAGCAATGGATAAGACCAAAAATAATACGGGCTTAATTGTAAATATCGCCTTTAATTATGGTGGGAGAAACGATATTCTCCAAGCAGTCCGTCAAATGGCAGAAGATGTACAAAATAATCACCTCGAATTGGATAATATTAATGAAGGGTTATTCGAAAATTATTTATATACAAAGGCATTGCCAGATCCGGAAATATTAATCCGTACAGGTGGAGAAAAACGGATAAGTAATTTTCTTCTATGGCAAGTGAGTAATGCAGAATTATATTTTACAGATGTATACTTCCCAGACTTTAATAAGGAAATGCTTATGGAAGCAATCGGTTCTAGTGAAGCTAGACATGCGATTGCGGAGTAA
- a CDS encoding nitroreductase family protein, whose product MAEFETIVKERRSASNFLPDNPISRKELNEIFEMVKLGPTAFNLQHANYIVVTNPEIKEKLREAANGQYKVHSSSAVIIVTGDKQAYKDASRIYEGLLMLGIINKQEYDYQVEDVTSLYENRGESFQHDEAIRNGSLSAMLFMLAAKDKGWDTCPMIGFNSEQVKEVLEISDQFEPVMMITIGKEKVESRGPRGYRKPVEEFITYI is encoded by the coding sequence ATGGCTGAATTTGAAACCATAGTGAAAGAGAGACGGTCTGCTAGTAATTTTTTGCCTGATAACCCGATTTCGAGAAAAGAATTAAATGAAATTTTTGAAATGGTAAAACTAGGACCTACAGCCTTTAATCTGCAGCATGCAAATTATATTGTAGTGACGAATCCTGAAATAAAAGAAAAATTAAGAGAGGCTGCAAATGGCCAATACAAAGTACACTCATCTTCAGCGGTCATTATCGTTACAGGTGATAAGCAGGCCTATAAAGATGCTTCAAGAATTTATGAAGGACTATTGATGTTAGGAATTATCAATAAACAGGAGTATGATTATCAAGTTGAAGATGTTACTTCCTTATATGAAAATCGTGGCGAAAGCTTTCAGCATGATGAGGCAATTAGGAATGGTTCCCTTTCAGCTATGCTGTTTATGCTGGCAGCGAAAGATAAGGGCTGGGATACTTGCCCGATGATAGGATTCAACTCAGAACAAGTGAAAGAAGTGTTAGAAATAAGTGATCAATTTGAGCCGGTGATGATGATAACTATCGGTAAGGAAAAAGTAGAGAGCAGAGGGCCAAGAGGGTATCGTAAACCCGTCGAGGAGTTTATAACATATATTTAA
- a CDS encoding NAD(P)/FAD-dependent oxidoreductase: MIQQADVYDITIIGGGPVGLFTAFYSGMREMKTKIIEFLPYLGGKVPYFYPEKIIRDIGGIPMISGEKLTEDLIKQAMTFDPTIVLNEQVTNMERLEDGTFLLTSNNGAQHYTKTIVLATGFGSLKSVKLDIDNAVDFEERSLHYSIKKLESYRDKNVLISGGGNSAVDWANELEPIANNVTLIYRKPAFTGIESNVSKMMNSSVEVLNPYELVELKGTNGQISSALVKQVAMNATKEIAVDNVIVNHGFEINLGSIAEWGMDMENGTILVDQTMSTSLPGIFAIGDVANYPNKLALIAGGFNEGPIAVNSAKQFILPHEPLKHLFSTHYEPLTLEN, from the coding sequence ATGATACAGCAAGCAGATGTTTACGACATTACGATTATAGGCGGAGGTCCTGTCGGGCTATTTACTGCCTTCTATAGCGGAATGAGGGAAATGAAAACAAAGATAATTGAATTCTTACCATATCTCGGAGGGAAGGTTCCTTATTTTTATCCGGAAAAGATAATTAGGGATATCGGCGGAATACCAATGATTTCTGGAGAAAAGCTAACGGAAGATTTGATTAAGCAAGCAATGACCTTTGATCCAACAATCGTATTAAATGAACAGGTCACGAATATGGAAAGACTCGAGGATGGCACCTTCCTGTTAACAAGCAATAATGGTGCACAGCATTATACGAAGACGATTGTGCTGGCGACTGGCTTTGGCTCATTGAAATCCGTTAAGCTCGATATTGACAATGCAGTTGATTTTGAAGAGAGAAGTCTTCATTATTCCATTAAAAAGCTAGAGAGCTATCGCGATAAAAATGTGCTTATCTCTGGCGGAGGAAATTCTGCGGTTGATTGGGCAAATGAACTTGAACCGATTGCGAATAACGTTACGTTAATCTATCGAAAGCCAGCATTCACTGGAATTGAGAGTAATGTTAGTAAAATGATGAATTCATCGGTAGAAGTGCTTAATCCGTATGAACTGGTTGAACTGAAAGGAACGAATGGGCAAATATCCAGTGCGCTTGTGAAGCAAGTCGCTATGAATGCTACAAAAGAAATAGCCGTTGATAATGTTATTGTCAACCATGGATTTGAAATTAACCTAGGATCAATCGCTGAATGGGGCATGGATATGGAGAATGGAACTATACTTGTTGATCAAACAATGTCTACATCGCTCCCGGGAATATTCGCCATTGGTGACGTTGCAAACTATCCGAATAAGCTCGCCTTAATTGCCGGCGGCTTTAATGAAGGACCGATTGCAGTAAACAGTGCCAAGCAATTTATTTTGCCACATGAACCATTGAAACATCTATTCTCTACACACTATGAACCATTAACTTTAGAAAACTAA